A window of the Lactuca sativa cultivar Salinas chromosome 7, Lsat_Salinas_v11, whole genome shotgun sequence genome harbors these coding sequences:
- the LOC111896689 gene encoding electron transfer flavoprotein subunit alpha, mitochondrial, whose amino-acid sequence MLRAITLRHLIAHAPRSIYSCRHLGTLVIAEHEGGSLSGTSLSSIEAASKLLCKDNNSLSLLLAGTGPSLQEAATNAASCHPCISQVLVADSDKFKHTLAEPWAKLIHLVQQKHEYSHIVTASSSFGKNILPRAAALLDVSPITDVIEISEPRTFVRPIYAGNALCTIRYTGSNPCMLTIRSTSFPASASLDSKTNAAPIHQVDLSSFGEEGSCRYVKQSKQESERPDLGSARVVITGGRALKSAENFKIVEKLAEKLGAAVGATRAAVDAGYVPNELQVGQTGKIVAPQLYMAFGVSGAIQHIAGMRDSKVIVAVNKDADAPIFQVADYGLVGDLFEIIPELIEKLPEKK is encoded by the exons ATGCTCCGAGCTATTACTCTCAGACACTTAATCGCTCACGCTCCTCGTTCAATCTACTCTTGTAGACAT CTTGGAACATTAGTTATAGCAGAACATGAAGGTGGTTCACTGAGTGGCACTTCCCTGAGTTCAATAGAGGCTGCTAGCAAGTTGTTATGTAAAGACAACAACTCTTTATCTTTGCTATTGGCCGGGACAGGTCCATCCTTACAAGAGGCTGCTACAAATGCTGCCTCATGCCATCCTTGTATTTCTCAG GTGCTTGTGGCCGATTCTGATAAATTCAAACACACTCTAGCAGAACCATGGGCCAAATTAATCCATTTGGTGCAGCAAAAACATGAATACTCGCATATAGTTACTGCTTCAAGTTCTTTTGGGAAAAATATATTACCTCGGGCAGCTGCCCTTCTTGATGTCTCACCGATCACCGATGTTATTGAAATATCAGAGCCTCGAACATTTGTCAG GCCCATATATGCTGGCAATGCCCTGTGTACTATCCGCTACACTGGGTCAAATCCCTGCATGTTGACCATCAGATCGACCTCGTTTCCAGCTTCTGCTTCACTTGATTCTAAAACCAATGCTGCACCAATACACCAGGTTGATCTATCAAGTTTTGGTGAAG AGGGGAGTTGTAGATATGTGAAGCAAAGCAAACAGGAATCGGAACGGCCGGATCTCGGAAGCGCACGTGTTGTGATCACAGGGGGGCGAGCACTTAAAAGtgctgaaaattttaaaatagttgaaaaacttgctgaaaaacttggTGCAGCAG TTGGTGCTACTCGTGCAGCTGTTGATGCGGGATATGTTCCAAATGAGCTCCAG GTTGGGCAAACAGGGAAGATTGTTGCTCCACAACTTTATATGGCTTTTGGTGTGTCTGGAGCCATCCAACACATTGCTGGAATGAGAGATTCCAAAGTCATTGTTGCAGTAAACAAAGATGCTGATGCCCCAATATTTCAG GTTGCTGATTACGGACTTGTAGGTGATCTTTTTGAAATAATACCCGAGTTGATCGAGAAGCTCCCTGAGAAAAAATAA